In Equus quagga isolate Etosha38 chromosome 14, UCLA_HA_Equagga_1.0, whole genome shotgun sequence, the genomic stretch cagaatgtGTAATATCCCAGGCTTTGAAAAATTTGAGCTCCATCGTTCACATATCAGCTTAAGAGAAATACTAAGAGATTAAAGAGGAAATTTTCAAAGTCTTGTTTAATCCAACATAGTTTCTGATTATCATCCACACATCATCCACACATACCAGTCCCCATTCATCATATTATGACATTTTTCTTATAGAGTGTGACCTCTATGAGAAGGATAACTGATCTGTGCACTACTTTATTCCCAGTGGCTAGAATATGTTTTGTTACCCAGTAACTGCTTAATAAACAGTTGTTTAATTAAGCACAATTATGAATAGACAAGGAATCTTTCTactgtaaatgaatgaataaggtaACTTATGTGCCCccatgaaaatatgaaatgaggTGTGAattactttctgtattttcaaacaCAGTATTTGGTATGATGTTacaaatttctaatttctaatagTTCTAATGAATTTAAATATACCTGATCAtgaatttgaattgtttttaacaACAGATCGTTAAGGATCTTCCTGCATTAAATCCATGTTTTCACCATCTGGTTGTGGTCATTTTGGCATAGCAACTTTATCTTCAGAAGTATTGatagaaagcaaaggaaaaaccaTCATGCCACTTCTCAATGCTTCTCGTCCCTCTCCTGTCACCTTCTTGCTGATGGGCATTCCAGGACTAGAGCACCTTCATGTCTGGATTGGGATTCCCTTCTGCTCCATGTACCTGGTGGCTGTGGTGGGGAACGTGACCATCCTGGCCGTGGTGAGGGCAGAGCGAAGCCTCCATGAGCCTATGTTCCTCTTTCTGTGCATGCTCTCAGTCACTGATCTGGTCCTCTCCACATCTACACTACCCCGCATGCTCTGTCTCTTCTGGTTTGGAGCCCATGACATTGCCTTTGATGCCTGCCTGGCCCAAATGTTCTTCATCCATAGTTTTACTACCATGGAATCAGGGTTCTTTTTGGCTATGGCTGTTGACCGTTATGTGGCCATTTGTGACCCACTGCACCACACCACCATTCTCACCCATGCTCGCATCACTATAATGGGTATTATTGTGGTAACTCGTGGTGTAGccttcttttctccacaccccATCCTGCTCAAACAGCTGCCTTACTGCAGAACACGAATCATTGCCCACACCTACTGTGAGTTTATGGCTGTGGTGAAGTTGGCGTGTGTGGACACAGGGGCCACCACGAGATATAGCCTCAGTGTGGCTTCTATCATTGGCTCATGTGATGCCATTCTCATTGCCGTATCCTATGCCTTCATTCTTCGTTCTGTACTCCGTCTGCCATCCCGAGAAGCTAGCTTTAAGGCTTTGGGCACATGTGGATCCCACGTCTGTGTTATTCTTGTCTTCTATTCCACAGctggtttttccatttttactcaCCGTTTTGGGAAAAATGTGCCTGCACACATCcatatttttattgcaaatatgTACCTTTTGGTGCCCCCTTTTCTCAACCCCATTGTGTATGGAGTAAGGACCAAGAAAATACGGGAACATGTTCTTAGAGCACTAATGGTCAAAGTTTCCTGATTTTAGTTGGATCAATACAAAACATGATTCAAGATATATGGAAAGACAAGAGATGTAGGGAAAATAACTGCTCTCACCCCCACAAGCTGAGTTGCATTTACTACCTGAAAGTTGTTATTTACAGATGTCTAGAATATCTAAGAATTCTAACTAAACAAGtcattttactgttttcatttactAAATAATAGTGATGAGGTCGTTAATCTCActctaaatatatataacttTCAGAGGTCATTATAGTAGAGAATGAACagaaattaggaggaaaaaaacctaagtagatacttaaaaaagagaaaaaaggaagagattctGACAGCTATATGCAGTTtggaagaatctttttttttttttttttaaagattagcacctcggctaacatccattgccagtcttttcttcttcttcttcttcttcttcttttcttcttcttcttctccttctccttctttctccttctccttcttctttttttcttctccccacagcctcccagtacatggttgcatattccggttgtaggtccttctggttgtgctatgtggatgctgcctcagcatggtttgatgagcggtgccacatccgcacccaggatccaaaccagagaaaccccaggccaccaaagagcaatgtgtgaacttaaccactccaccacaggccggccccagaaagaATCTTGAGTCATATATAAGATTCTGATGTTTTAGAACAGGTAATAAATGTTTATCTCTAGTCTAATTGAATCAAATTGAAGGCTTGAGACAAGTGAGAGGAATAATAAcacacaaagatttaaaaatgtaattaagaagaaataagcaCCCCCTCAaggaaagcaaacaaacaaaattcatgAACATGAATTTGTGTGAAGGTGCCAAGTTTGATGTTAGAACTTTTATGGTTCCTAGGGCAATTTTGATAGAGGTCTGAGGTATTTCATAGAATAAAGCAATATTCTGGATTCCACTGTAAAATATTCTGGATTGACCTGTAAAATGTAGTTCATATATTCTGAATTGTATAGTTAGTAGCTAAGATCACCAAACTAGCAGGTTACCATGTGTGTTGAGTCTTCCTCGTTGGTTAGTTTATTTGGAACCCAGTATCAAGACACAAAACATGAAATCTCTTATCAGCTAATTCAAAATACTTCCCTTTTCTATTACCCTAGTACCTAGAACTAGCTTccttctttgttcattttatctagCTTTCAGTAGTTTCCCACCTACGTATTTCtcttctgttaaaaaatattatctaagAGCTAtgggatgttttatttttctagaagcCATCTGAAAAAGGGAGTCTTTGATATTTGTGCTCTGAAATGTTTCcccatttcttgcttttttatcctaGGAACTTATATCCATATATCTATCTGTATTTACCAATTATTCAGTCCTTAACTATAGGTAGATGTAAatgtttctgttttggaaaacataTTTGGCATTATTCCCTTGGCATAAGAAATTCAGGATTGGGAGCACTTTGAGGGTTATATTAATGAATGTAATTTGGACATAGTAAGTTTGAGATTCCTGTAGAATGTTAAATTGCATATGTCCTGAGGAAGAAGCTCTCAGCTAAGCTAACCattctatcttcaaaataataaatggtggtggtgggtgaGGTCTATTATGAGTAAATTCACTCAGGCAGCAATTGCatgatgaaaaaaaataaaaacatctgaaaaatgcTAGAATTTTACTTCCTTGCCTCATCCACCTGTGCTTGCCTAAGACGTTATTACTTTACACCTATTGTCCCAGATTAATTACCAAGTATGCTCTTTctcaatctttcctttttcttctcagaaaATGTGTCTTACCTTTGTCTTTAAGACAACAGTGActtgttacattaaaaaaatataaatatatatatatagggcacggcctggtggcacaacagttaagtgcgcaggttcccCTTCCGCGGCCCGGGCTTCGCCAGttcgatcccgggtgcggacatggcaccatttggcaagccatgctgtaataggagtcccacatataaagtagaggaagatgggcacggatgttagctcagggccagccttcctcagcaaaaagaggaggatgggcagcagatgttagctcagggctactcttcctcaaaaaagaaaaataaataaaaaaattttaaaaatatagactgTTGCATTTATTATGTATGAATGCTATTTTTTTTGAGGAGTAGTGAAATTAACAGACCTTAACTAGACAGTTAGGTAAGTTTCAACAAATGTCTAGGCCATGTAATCCACCCCACAATTAtaagacattttcatcactcctgGAGAGTTTCTCTCTTGGAAGTGTACTGTTGGGAAAATGTATAGTTTATGTAGTAGAAGTAGTCATCTTACCTCTGTCAGTAGGGCATCAAGGACTCAACTTACAATTTTAACAGTTTTAGGCTATTCATTTATTGCGTATTTATTGTGTATACAGGTTAGGTATATAGGTTCCTAATCCCAACCTATATTTAGGTTAGGAAGTCTTGGAGTCAGGATTCTGAATAcatttttccagtgattattggCTGTGATCGTACCGATAACATTTGTATGTACTTGTTATGCATGTGCctgaaacaattattttcatgACCCTGATGCTCAGAGATTCTTCCTATTTGATTCCCAAGCCTAGATCTTTGTTCTACCAGATATTTTCCATGGTCAGGACAACAAACTATGAggatcagaatctcctggaggggACCTGTCATCAGAAGTTCTGTGTCAATCACTATGTATTCCCATGAGATATGGTCCATTTAGCTGCCACTTTACAGCCCTCTGTCCACAAGAAAACAAGTGGGCAGACAGATATTCTTTTAGCTCTCTGAGAGCTGGGtgtattccagaaagagaaaagacccaGGTGCATGGGTAGGAGCATAAGTCTCAGGCACCGTTGTTTTGCTTGGGTGTAGTA encodes the following:
- the LOC124251771 gene encoding olfactory receptor 52M1-like, which codes for MPLLNASRPSPVTFLLMGIPGLEHLHVWIGIPFCSMYLVAVVGNVTILAVVRAERSLHEPMFLFLCMLSVTDLVLSTSTLPRMLCLFWFGAHDIAFDACLAQMFFIHSFTTMESGFFLAMAVDRYVAICDPLHHTTILTHARITIMGIIVVTRGVAFFSPHPILLKQLPYCRTRIIAHTYCEFMAVVKLACVDTGATTRYSLSVASIIGSCDAILIAVSYAFILRSVLRLPSREASFKALGTCGSHVCVILVFYSTAGFSIFTHRFGKNVPAHIHIFIANMYLLVPPFLNPIVYGVRTKKIREHVLRALMVKVS